In the genome of Candidatus Saccharibacteria bacterium oral taxon 488, one region contains:
- a CDS encoding NUDIX domain-containing protein, translating into MQRRVNVRGIIVSDQGELFCQKLTANSGAGREFWCTPGGGLELGESLLDGLCREMIEETGIKPTIGKLLFIQQFTDTNPSSKHGVTEQLEFFFSITNWRDYQHVNLEKTSHGVEEIAECGFVDPKTTRILPRYLTEVDLNWLVNESTDVQMMSEL; encoded by the coding sequence ATGCAGCGACGAGTTAACGTACGCGGAATTATCGTAAGCGATCAGGGCGAGCTATTTTGCCAAAAATTAACCGCCAATAGCGGCGCGGGGCGAGAGTTTTGGTGTACGCCGGGCGGCGGCTTGGAGCTGGGCGAGAGTTTGCTGGACGGTTTATGCCGAGAGATGATCGAGGAAACTGGCATCAAACCAACCATTGGTAAGTTGCTATTCATTCAACAATTTACCGACACCAACCCCTCGTCTAAACACGGCGTTACCGAGCAGCTCGAGTTTTTCTTTTCCATCACCAACTGGCGTGATTACCAGCACGTCAATCTGGAAAAAACATCGCACGGCGTCGAGGAAATAGCGGAGTGCGGCTTTGTTGATCCGAAAACCACGCGGATTTTACCACGTTATCTGACAGAGGTTGACCTAAACTGGCTGGTTAATGAGTCGACCGACGTTCAGATGATGAGCGAATTGTAA
- a CDS encoding N-6 DNA methylase gives MRITLKDVENNVKPLGDKLTYNKDFIFDLLAAYGRAPANITRLRNGQLNVAEDRVNEIAQKGVVYFKPVDVSDNELYAVVDDLKTSPSIVRYSIRFIIVTNYKKLLAIDTKTSEPLDIELQEIDKHYTYFLPWAGMEKTQFIADNHADVRAAEKMAKLFDILVAHNNYKTADEWHNLTIFFTRLLFCFFAEDTGIFQKNQFVDAVGSYTQEDGSDMHEFLLVLFEALDDEDKSVYPAYLAAFPYVNGRLFSKDFAVIPQFNKQARDLLIEASSKLDWSDINPDIFGSMFQAVIRPGKRVGLGQHYTSVPNIMKTIEPLFLDELKEEFDRVFNDNKRLERLLERIGSIKVFDPACGSGNFLVIAYKELRKLEHAILERKGELTGMMQQALLGSRVDIENFYGIEIDDFAHEVAILSLWLAKHQMNMEFTEKFGIDLPLIPLKETGSIIHGNAARIDWQDVCPNSANDEVYIIGNPPYVGAKLQNSTQKRDYEYVFYDEPYSKNLDYIALWFIKGARYIAGSNAQLAFVATNSVTQGEHVGLMFPKIFEYGVEIGFAYTSFKWENNAKHNAGVTVCVVSLRNPSTKPKYIFTEGVQTQVDNINGYLAAGRSDLFINRRNHSISNLPDMVFGSMPRDGGFLVLSPADRRILLSESKESAKYIKKYLGAAEYIRGIDRYCLWITSDQYDSASMIPGIKQRLEKVANNRAGSNAKSTRDYANRPYRFVQISYKPTSSIIVPRVSSERREYLPIGYLSKDTVISDAANAVYDAEPYIFGLLSSRMHMMWVRAVAGRLKTDFRYSSAIVYNNFPVPVLTDIEKANIEEKSFAVLDARENHPEKTIAEMYDPDKMPDDLRLAHQALDGVVDKIYRKKPFESDEERLAYIFNLYETITSKERSA, from the coding sequence ATGCGTATAACACTAAAAGATGTTGAGAATAATGTAAAACCTCTTGGTGATAAGTTGACCTACAACAAAGATTTTATATTTGATTTGCTAGCTGCCTACGGTCGAGCACCAGCCAACATTACACGTCTACGCAATGGTCAGCTCAATGTTGCTGAAGATAGGGTTAACGAGATCGCTCAGAAGGGAGTTGTCTATTTTAAACCCGTGGACGTTTCGGACAATGAATTATATGCGGTCGTTGACGACCTAAAGACTAGCCCCTCTATCGTTCGCTATAGTATTAGGTTTATTATTGTTACTAACTATAAAAAACTCCTTGCAATAGACACTAAGACAAGCGAGCCACTCGATATTGAGCTTCAGGAAATTGATAAGCACTACACATATTTTCTGCCCTGGGCGGGAATGGAGAAAACACAGTTTATCGCTGATAACCATGCCGATGTTAGGGCTGCCGAGAAGATGGCAAAACTTTTTGATATACTCGTTGCCCATAACAATTACAAGACTGCCGATGAGTGGCATAACCTTACGATATTTTTTACCCGTTTACTATTCTGTTTCTTTGCAGAGGATACTGGAATATTCCAAAAGAACCAATTTGTTGATGCTGTTGGATCGTACACACAAGAAGACGGCTCTGACATGCATGAGTTTTTACTGGTGTTATTTGAGGCATTAGACGATGAGGATAAATCAGTCTACCCAGCTTATTTAGCGGCATTCCCGTATGTAAACGGTCGGTTATTTTCCAAAGACTTTGCTGTGATACCACAGTTTAATAAGCAGGCTCGTGATCTGCTAATTGAAGCTTCGAGCAAGCTCGATTGGAGCGATATTAATCCTGACATATTTGGTAGTATGTTTCAGGCAGTTATCCGCCCAGGAAAACGGGTTGGTCTGGGTCAGCATTATACTAGTGTGCCTAATATCATGAAAACAATTGAGCCATTATTTCTCGATGAATTAAAAGAAGAGTTTGATAGAGTATTTAACGACAATAAGAGGCTGGAGCGGCTACTGGAGAGGATCGGTAGCATAAAAGTGTTTGACCCAGCCTGTGGTTCTGGCAATTTCTTGGTTATCGCCTACAAAGAATTACGCAAACTTGAGCATGCTATTCTTGAACGGAAGGGTGAGCTAACAGGTATGATGCAGCAGGCTCTGCTTGGCTCTCGTGTAGATATTGAAAATTTTTATGGTATTGAGATTGACGATTTCGCTCACGAGGTTGCAATCCTTTCACTTTGGCTTGCTAAGCACCAGATGAATATGGAGTTTACTGAAAAGTTTGGCATCGACTTGCCTCTCATACCCCTGAAAGAAACTGGAAGTATCATACACGGTAATGCGGCCCGAATTGATTGGCAAGACGTGTGTCCAAATAGTGCCAATGATGAAGTGTATATTATTGGCAATCCACCTTATGTTGGTGCAAAATTACAAAATTCTACCCAAAAACGAGATTATGAATATGTGTTTTATGACGAGCCATACTCCAAAAATCTTGATTACATTGCGTTATGGTTTATTAAGGGTGCTCGATATATTGCTGGCTCAAATGCTCAATTAGCATTTGTCGCCACTAACTCTGTGACACAAGGTGAACATGTAGGGCTCATGTTTCCAAAGATTTTTGAGTATGGTGTAGAAATTGGTTTTGCGTACACTTCATTCAAATGGGAAAATAATGCCAAGCATAACGCGGGGGTAACAGTATGCGTTGTGAGTTTACGCAATCCAAGTACAAAACCTAAGTATATATTTACTGAAGGGGTCCAGACTCAGGTAGATAATATCAACGGATATCTTGCTGCTGGTCGATCAGATTTGTTTATCAATCGGCGAAATCACTCCATATCTAATCTACCAGATATGGTGTTTGGTTCTATGCCAAGAGACGGTGGATTCTTAGTATTGTCGCCAGCCGACCGCAGAATACTACTATCAGAGTCAAAGGAGTCCGCAAAATATATCAAGAAATATCTTGGAGCTGCAGAGTATATTCGCGGCATAGACCGATACTGTCTATGGATTACGAGTGATCAGTACGACTCAGCAAGTATGATACCTGGCATCAAACAAAGGTTAGAGAAAGTAGCTAACAACAGAGCTGGAAGTAATGCTAAAAGCACCCGTGACTACGCCAATCGACCATACCGTTTTGTACAAATTAGTTATAAACCGACCAGCTCAATAATCGTCCCTCGTGTTTCTTCAGAGCGTCGTGAGTATTTGCCGATAGGCTATCTAAGCAAAGACACTGTCATATCTGATGCCGCTAACGCTGTTTATGATGCTGAGCCATACATTTTTGGGCTGCTCTCAAGTCGCATGCATATGATGTGGGTACGCGCAGTAGCTGGTCGACTTAAAACAGATTTTCGATATTCTTCTGCTATCGTATACAACAACTTTCCAGTTCCAGTATTGACCGATATAGAAAAGGCTAATATCGAAGAAAAATCATTTGCTGTTCTGGATGCTCGCGAGAATCATCCAGAAAAGACTATTGCCGAAATGTACGACCCAGATAAAATGCCCGATGATTTGCGTCTTGCACATCAGGCGCTTGATGGCGTCGTGGATAAAATCTACCGCAAGAAACCATTCGAAAGTGACGAGGAACGCCTTGCATACATATTTAACTTATATGAAACTATAACATCAAAAGAGAGGTCTGCATGA
- a CDS encoding ABC transporter permease subunit (The N-terminal region of this protein, as described by TIGR01726, is a three transmembrane segment that identifies a subfamily of ABC transporter permease subunits, which specificities that include histidine, arginine, glutamine, glutamate, L-cystine (sic), the opines (in Agrobacterium) octopine and nopaline, etc.): MVNFLEVIFGDGRWLYLWHGLEVTLVLTVLSLLLGTAIGVIIALLRTSEVRPFKRLGRYAWARGLSRWNPLAWTGKVYVDIIRGTPLLVQLLIMYYVVFGSYQFMPKIFVAAIAFGINSGAYIGEIIRGGIESVDKGQMEAARSLGFSRWQAMRLVILPQALKNSLPALISEFIALLKETSVVGWIGLNDIMRGADNIRFQTATAFQSLFAAAVMYLALTAIFTRVMTRVERRLKDGSE; this comes from the coding sequence ATCGTGAATTTCCTGGAAGTGATCTTTGGCGATGGTCGGTGGCTCTATTTGTGGCACGGTCTAGAGGTGACCTTGGTACTGACCGTCTTGTCACTACTGTTAGGCACGGCTATTGGTGTCATCATCGCCCTTTTGCGAACTTCGGAGGTGCGACCATTTAAACGACTGGGTCGCTATGCATGGGCCAGGGGATTGAGCCGTTGGAATCCGCTGGCGTGGACCGGGAAAGTGTATGTCGACATCATTCGGGGCACGCCGCTTCTGGTCCAGCTGTTGATTATGTACTACGTTGTTTTTGGCTCATATCAATTCATGCCGAAGATTTTTGTGGCAGCAATTGCCTTTGGTATCAATAGCGGTGCGTACATTGGCGAGATTATCCGCGGTGGTATCGAAAGTGTCGACAAGGGGCAAATGGAAGCAGCTCGTTCGCTGGGCTTTAGTCGTTGGCAGGCCATGCGTTTGGTGATTTTGCCACAAGCGCTCAAAAATTCGTTGCCGGCGCTGATCAGCGAATTCATCGCTCTGTTGAAAGAGACCTCAGTTGTCGGTTGGATTGGGCTGAATGACATCATGCGCGGCGCTGATAATATTCGTTTTCAAACCGCTACGGCGTTTCAGTCCTTGTTTGCTGCAGCGGTGATGTACTTGGCGTTGACCGCGATATTTACCCGTGTGATGACGCGAGTGGAGAGGAGGCTAAAAGATGGCAGTGAATAA
- a CDS encoding ATP-binding cassette domain-containing protein, translated as MITVANLKKQFGSNRVLRDIDVEIHEGEVVVVVGSSGSGKSTFLRCLNLLETPTGGHIVIDGVETTAPKVDLNALRQKVGMVFQSFNLFPNLSVLDNIKLAPRKLRKLSDRAATRLAKKLLADVGLADKANAFPSQLSGGQKQRVAIARALAMEPDIMLFDEPTSALDPEMIGEVLDVIREVAAKGMTMVIVTHEMKFAREVATRMIFLDKGEIIENGPPEQVMDHPVTERARKFFGVKSK; from the coding sequence ATTATCACGGTGGCTAACCTCAAAAAACAGTTTGGTAGTAATCGCGTGCTCAGGGATATTGATGTTGAAATTCACGAAGGCGAAGTAGTGGTGGTCGTTGGTTCAAGTGGTTCTGGTAAATCAACCTTTTTGCGCTGCTTGAATTTACTGGAGACGCCGACCGGCGGGCACATTGTTATCGACGGCGTGGAAACGACAGCGCCAAAAGTCGACCTGAACGCCCTGCGCCAAAAAGTTGGCATGGTATTTCAATCATTCAATCTGTTCCCCAACTTGAGCGTGCTGGACAACATCAAACTAGCGCCGCGGAAACTACGCAAACTGTCTGACCGGGCGGCGACTCGTTTGGCAAAGAAATTGCTCGCAGACGTGGGATTGGCGGACAAAGCCAACGCCTTTCCTTCGCAGCTCTCAGGCGGACAAAAGCAGCGCGTCGCCATCGCTAGAGCTCTAGCTATGGAGCCAGACATTATGTTGTTTGATGAGCCGACCTCGGCGCTTGATCCCGAGATGATTGGCGAAGTGCTGGATGTGATTCGTGAGGTTGCCGCCAAAGGTATGACCATGGTTATCGTCACGCATGAAATGAAGTTTGCGCGCGAAGTAGCTACACGGATGATTTTTCTGGACAAAGGCGAGATCATCGAAAATGGTCCACCAGAACAGGTGATGGATCATCCGGTGACTGAGCGGGCGCGGAAGTTTTTTGGCGTCAAGAGTAAATAA
- a CDS encoding transporter substrate-binding domain-containing protein: MNRTKAHHRGFGVSWWIGLGLFVALIGCMAFDILQREGGFGKSDEVLVMGTNAGFKPFEYKQGDEIVGFDVDLAKEIARSMNKNLKIEDMSFDGLLPALESGQIDMAVAGMSVTPERAKNALFSEPYYSASQRIIVKKGSPIRNRHQLTGKKIGVQLGTTGDTLAGKITGAKVSQFPTAPSVLTELNAGGVEAVILDDAPAAQYTTGFPDLEILPGELSSEHYAIAIKNNNHDLLKKVNRVLAEMKKDGRYDNLIRKHFGPRALELMKKKEPES; encoded by the coding sequence ATGAACAGAACGAAAGCGCATCATCGGGGGTTTGGTGTTAGTTGGTGGATAGGCCTGGGGCTGTTTGTGGCGTTGATTGGCTGTATGGCGTTTGACATTTTGCAGCGCGAAGGTGGATTTGGTAAGAGTGATGAGGTGTTAGTGATGGGCACTAATGCTGGGTTTAAGCCGTTTGAATACAAACAGGGCGATGAAATTGTTGGCTTTGATGTTGATTTGGCGAAGGAAATTGCCCGCAGTATGAACAAAAACCTAAAGATTGAAGACATGTCGTTTGACGGATTGCTGCCAGCGCTGGAATCAGGGCAAATTGACATGGCGGTAGCTGGCATGTCGGTGACACCGGAGCGTGCCAAAAACGCGCTGTTTTCCGAGCCATATTATTCAGCCTCGCAGCGGATCATTGTCAAAAAAGGCAGTCCAATTCGTAATAGACATCAACTGACGGGCAAGAAAATTGGTGTGCAGCTGGGCACGACAGGCGATACGCTGGCTGGAAAAATTACTGGCGCCAAAGTGTCACAATTCCCAACCGCGCCAAGTGTGTTGACAGAGCTCAATGCTGGCGGCGTCGAGGCGGTTATTTTGGATGATGCGCCCGCGGCTCAATACACGACTGGCTTTCCAGACCTAGAAATTTTGCCGGGTGAGTTGTCGAGCGAGCACTATGCGATTGCCATCAAAAACAATAATCACGACTTGCTAAAAAAAGTCAACCGAGTGTTGGCGGAGATGAAAAAGGACGGTCGGTATGACAATCTCATTCGCAAACATTTTGGGCCGAGGGCCCTTGAATTGATGAAGAAAAAGGAGCCTGAATCGTGA